CGCGGTGGGCACGTTCGAGAGCAGCGCCGACGTGCCGAGGTTCGTGCCGCCGGTCATGAGCCACACGACGAGATCGCCCGTCGTCGTGTTGCGCCACAGCAGGTCGCCCGAGCCGTCCTTGTTCAGATCCGCGACCGTGGAGACCTTCCACGGCGACGGCGCGGTGACCGCCATCGCGAGCGTCGCGCTGATCGCATCGCTTCCGTCGAGGCGCCACGCGACGATCCCGTTCGACGGCGTGTTCTGCCAGTAGATGTCGTCGATCGCGTCGTTCGAGATGTCCGCCCCGCCGACGATGGTCCACGACGTCGGCACGACACCGTACGATCCGGTGCTGTTGATCGCGCCGTTGCGGATGCGCCAGTACGCGTGGTCGCCGTTCGACGGATTCTCGAACACGAGCTGCGCGTCGCGTCCCAACCCACCGGTGAGGAAGCGCGGGCGGCCGGGCACCGCGATCATGCGCGCGGAGACGTCGCCGACGAGATGATCGGGCGTCATCGACGCCGGCGCCTGCAGCGTCGAGGTGGTCGGCATCGTCGGCGCCGCAGGGGGCGCGACGGGGGTGTCGTGACACGCCGCGGCGATGAGCAGCGTGGCCGCGCCGAGCGCGCGGGGTCGTACGACGGATCGATTCACAGTAGGCACCTGGGTACAACGTCGGCACGCCTCCGCGAGACCGAGACGATGCTCCCAGTTGCCCACTGGAGGTGGCGCATGGAAGTACGGCGGCTACGGCGGCGTAAGTGCAGCGGTCGCGAACGGACCACTATGTCTATGAGTACCGAGGTCTGCAAGGACCACGCCCGAGCCTGGTTCGGCGAATTTCCAGGGGATCCCCGCAAAGTGAGATCCCCCGCCTAACGCCGCCTCACGGCACCACGGTCACGGTGACGTAGCCGCTCACGATCGCGTCTCCGGCCGCGGACACGCCGACGGCGAGGAAGTCGTAAGCGCGGCTGCCACCGCTCGGTGCGGTGACGTACGGAGACCCGACGGCGACCCGCAGCGTCGACGTGTAGGAGCGGTCGCTGGCACCGTCCGTCACGACCGCGCCCGGAAGCACGCCGACGAGTCGGTGGAGGCTCTGGCCGTTAGGCGCGGTGCCCGTGCGCACCCAGATCTCCACCCGCTGGAACGGCGACAGGTAGACCCCCTTCGCCCCCGTCCACGTCACCTTCAGGTCGACGAACGTCGGCGTGGCCGGCGCGGCGCCGCCGGAGATCGTGGGCGCCGCGGCGCCCACCGGCGCGAGCGCGAACGTCTCGAGATTCGTCGCCGGATCGAGCGACACGAACGTCGCCGGCGTGCCCGGGATGTTCGCGCTCGGCAGCGGGACCGACAGGCTCGTGACGCCGCCCGCCACGTCGCTCACGAACCCCGTGAACACGCTCGCCACCACTGGCGAGGACTGCAGCGCCGGCGCGAGGTACACCGCGAGGGAGCGGATGAACGACGGCACCGTGATCTGGAACGGGTTGCTGGAGGCGACGAACGCGCCGTCGAACGGCGTGCCGAGCACCAGATCGGGGTACTGGAGCGCGTACGGCGTCGCGCCGTAGCCGATCGCGCCCGACGCCGACCCGAGCTCCAGGTTGTCGCTCGCGGCGGCGAAGAACGGCACCGGCGCGCCGCCCATCATCACCTGCGGGATCGCGAGGCCGCCGAACACGGGAGACTTCGTGTCCACGACCAGCGTGCGGGCCAGCGGCGCCGAGAGGTTGCCCGACTGATCGCGCGCCTGCGCGACGATCTGGTACTGGCCGTTGAGCCCCGCCGGGATGACGACGGTGCCGATGGTGGGAATCGCTTGGCAGACGCCGCCCGGCGTGTTGGCGAACGTCGGGACGCCGGAGAAGTCGACGCTCACCGCGCAGTAGGTGCCGGTCGGCCCGGCCGTGGCGGGATCGCTGCTCGACACGTCGGCCTGGCCGCCGACGGGCGACGTCGCGGACGTGATGCGCGCCGTGCGCGAGAGGGTCACGAGGATCGGGTTGATGCCGAAGCCCGTCTCGTCGGTCCCCGCGTACTGGTACACGGACGGGCCGGCCCCGCTGGTCGCGGTGTTCGTCGTGAATCCGGCGGTCTGCAGCACCGTTGGCGCCAAGAAGTCGGTGCCGAAGCTCACCGGCAGCGTCACCGTCGCCGCGGTGCCGCTCGCGCCGAGCGTCACCGCGCCGCCCACGCGCTGCACGCGCACGTTGCCTAACGCGTCGAAGAGCGCGACGGCGAGGTTGTAGCCGGTGTTCGACCCGTTCGGCGCCAGCTGCACGCCGGTGGTGACGGGCGTGCCGCTCGTCAACACACCCGCGTTGGTCGAGCTCCCGGCGTAGAACAGCGTGCTGGTGCGGTCCACGCCGCCGAAGTCGCCGTTCACCGGCGTGAGTCCGAGGCCCGCGTTCGACGGCACCACCGCGAACATCGGCGTGAGCTGCGTCGCGAACGCGAACGTGGCGTTCACGAAGCCGACGTACGCGCTGCCCGTGAACGCGAAGTTCGAGGCCGGGATGCCCGCCGTCCCGAACTGCGCCGCCGGCTGCGGCGCCTGGTCGTCGACGTAGATCGGCGCGCCGAGCACATTCGCCGTCGTGACGCCGTTCGCGACGAGGCTCGCCACTCGGCCGACCGCGTCGAGCACCGTCGTTCCGGCGGGGCCAGCCGGCGACGTCACCACGACGAACGTCCCCGCCTGGAGCTGGCCGGTGGGGCTCGTCGGCGGGGCGCCCGCGTTGGGCGACGTGTACCCGTCGAGCGTCGCCGCGGCCGGTCCCGGCGTCCCGTCGTACGCGCCCGCCGTCGCGCCGGGGAACGTCGCCGAGTACGTCGGCGCGCCCGCGTCCTGCGCCGCCGGCCGCTGCGCGACCGCACCGTTCGCGTCCTGCAGCGTGACGACGAACGGCGCCGTCGGCGCGGGCGTGCCGTACGACACGGGGAGCAGCGTGACGCGCACCGAGCCCGCGCGCCACAGCACCCCCTGCGGCCCCGTCGTCTGCCCCGCGGCGTTCACCGACGCCTGCGCGGCGGACGGCGTGTTCGTCACCTTCGCGTACACCCCCGACACGTTCGCCAGCGTCACCGCCTGCTGCGACGCCGTGACCACCTGGCCGACGAAGCTGCCTAACGGATGGTAGTACGCGCGGAACTGCAGCACCCCCGGGCCGTTCAGCGCGAGCGGCACGCCGGTCGTCGCGTCGAACTCCGACGTCTGGAGCGTGCACGTCGTCTGCACCGCCGCACCGACGACGTTCAGCGCGGCGCACTTCGTGTGCGTGCCGCCGATCTCCATGCGCACGCTGTCGACCTGTGTCCCGGCCGGGTTCACCGTCACGGTCGCGACGAGCGGCCCGCGCACCGCCGAGAGATCGGCGGGCACCGGGGTGCCTGAGGGCCCCGTCGCGACGAGGCTCTGCACCGTGACCTGCACCGTGCCCGGCCCGTTGCCGCCCGCGCGGCGCACTGCCTTCAGCAGCCACGGCGCCGGCGGGCTCCCCGGCGCGATCGTGCCGAGGTACGTCGCGCCGTTCATCCGCCACACCACGAGCACGCCCGTCGCCGGCTGCTGCCAGAAGATGTCCGCGTGCCCGTCGTCGTCGTAGTCACCGACCGCGGCGATCGACCAGCTCGTCGGCACCACGCCGAGGTCGATCGTGCTCGCGATCGCGATCCCGCCCGCGGCCATGCGCCACGCCACGCGCGCGCCGGTCGTCGTGTTCTGCCAGAACACGTCGGGCGTGCCGTCGCCGTCGAGGTCACCGATTGCGGCCACCTGCCACGCCGTCGGCACGCTCCCCACGGCCGCCGACGACGAGAGCGCGGCGCCGTTCATCCGCCAGAGCACGAGATCCCCGCTCGTCGCGTTGCGCCACAGCAGGTCCGCGCTCCCGTTTCGGTCGAAGTCCGCCACGGCGACCACCTTCCACGGCGCCGGCGCGTACGACGCGAGCGGCACGCTCGCCGAGAGCGCGTCGTTCGCGTCGAGCCGCCACGCGACGAGCGAGTTCGTCGGCGCGTTCTGCCAGTAGATGTCGTCGATCCCGTCGCCCGATACGTCCCCCGCCCCGACGATGCTCCACGTCGTCGGTACGACACCGTACGATCCGGTGCTCGTCACGCCCCCCGCGCCGACGCGCCAGAACGCGTGGTCGCCCGATCCCGGGTGCTCGAACACGAGCTGCAGGTCGCGTCCGGTGACGCCGGACGCCGTCGCGTACACGGTCTCGCCCCGCGCCGCGACCATGCGCGCCGAGACGTCGCCTAACGACCCGACGGGCATCGCGCGCACGGCGGACGTCGCCCGCGGCGCCGCGGGGGTGTCACCGCAGGCCACCGCGGCGAGCAGCGCGGCCGCGGCCAGGGTACGAACGACGTTGGTCATGAATGTGGTGAGCCGGGGGTGGACGGTGACGCGGCGAGCAACCATGCACCGCCCCCGACCGACCGGCAAGGCCTAACGCTTCGGCTGCTCGTCAGGGCACCACCGTCACCGTCGTGTAGCCGGCCACGATCGCGTCCCCCGCCACCGTCACGCCGATGGCGAGCAGGTCGTACGTGCGCGAGCCGCCGCCGGTCGGCGCCGCGATGTCGGGCGACCCCACAGCGATCGGCAGCTCCGTCGCGACGAGCCGGTCGCCGTTCACCGCGCGGTCCGTCACCGCACCCGGCAGCACGGTTCCCACCAGCCGGTGCAGCGCCTGCCCGTTAGGCGCCGTCCCCGTGCGCACCCAGATCTCGATCCGCTCGAACGGCGACACGAACTGGCCGTAGGGGCCCGTCTGCTCCACGCGCGCCGAGATCGTCGTCGGCACGCCCGCGGTCGCCCCGGCCGAGATGGTGGGGCTCGCGTCGTTCGTCGTGTGCACGACGAACGTCTGCAGGTTCGTCACCGGGTTCGGCGTCGTGATCGGCACCGGCGCACCGATCACGATCCCCGACGGCATCACGATCGACAGCGACTGCGTGTTGTAGACGACGTCCGTCACGAACGCGGTGAACGTGCTCGCCGCCGCCGGTGCGCTCTGCGCGCCCGTCCCCGTCATCGTGGCGATCGACCGCACGAAGCGCGGCACGACCACGGGGATGGACGTCGAGCTCGCGCCGAAGATGGCGTCGAACGCGGTGCCGAGGATCGCGTCCGGGTACTGGAGCGCGTACGGCGTGCCCGCGTACCCCACGGCGCCCGACACCCACCCGAGCTCCAGATTGTCCGACGCCGAGGTGTAGAACGTGGCCGATCCGCCGCCCGCGATCGCGGCCGGCATCGTTAGGCCGGCGACGAACGGCGCCGTGGCGTCGATGACGAGCGTGCGCTTGATCGCCGGCGAGAGGTTCCCCGCCATGTCGCGCGCCTGCGCCGTGATCTGATACTGCCCCTGCAGCCCCGCCGGAATCCGCACGCTGCCGGCGACCGCGATCGGCTGACAGCCGTAGTAGCCGTAGTCGAACACCAGCGCACCGTGCGCGTCCACCGCCACCGCGCAGTAGGTGCTCGGCCAGAACGCCGCGTACGAGTGGTTGCTCGGGACGTCCGGTTGGCCGCCGACGGGGTTTGTCGTGGACGCGATGCGCGCGGTGCGCGTGACCGTGACGAGGATGGGGTTCACGCCGAAGCCCTGGTCGTCCGCGCCGGCGAACGCGAAGCTCTGCGCGGCGAGGGAGCTCGTCACCGTGTTCTGCGCGAAGCCGCTCGTCTGCGCGAGCGTCGGCGCGGCGACGTCGACGCCGAACGACACGGGCTGGCCGCCGCTCACCGAGGTGCCGCCGGCGCCGATCGCGAGCTGGCCGCCGCCCGCGCCGCTCGCCACGCGCTGGCTGCGTGCGTTGCCGAGCGCGTCGGTGAACGTGGCCGCGAGATTGTACGCGGTGTTGGACCCGTTAGGCGCGAGGTCCGCGCCGGTCTTCACCGGCGTGCCGCTCGTGAGCGCCGCCACGCTCGCGGCCGCGCCGGCGAAGAACTGCGTCGCGACTCGCCCCACGCCGCCGTAGTCGTAGTTCGACGTCGACGTGCCGGAGAGCGCGACGCTCGCCGTGTTCAGGAACCGCGGCGCGAGCGTCGCCTGGAAGTCGAACGCGCTTCCGACGAAGCCGACCCACGCCGTGCCGGTGCTCGCGAAGTTCGTCGTCGGCGGGCCCGCGACGCCGAAGTTCACCGCCGGCTGCGGCGCCTGGTCGTCGAGGAACAGCGGCGTGCCGAGCGTGTTGGTGTACGTCGTGCCGCCCGCCACGAGGCTCGTCACGTGACCGTCGCCGTCGAGCACCGTGGCGCCGGTGGTGCTCGGTGCGGCGCCGAGCACCACGAACGTGCCCGCCTGCAGCGCGCCCGTCGGGCCCGTGGCGTTCAGCCCCGCGTTGGGCGACGTGTAGCCGTCGAGCCGCGCCGTCGCCGGCGCCTGCGTCGCGTCGAACGCGTCCGCGGTCGCGCCGGGGAACGTCGCCGCGTACGTCGGGGCGAACGGGTCCTGCGTCGCGGTGCGCGTCGCCAGCACCCCGTGCGCGTCGTGCAGCGACACCGTGTACGGCGGCGCGGGCGCGGGGCTGCCATAGCTCACCGGCAGCAGCCGCACCGTCACCGCGCCGGCGTGCCACGTCACGCCCTGCGGTCCCGTCGTCTGCCCCGTCGCGTTCACCGCCGCCTGCGCGACCGACGGCGCGGTCGTCACCTGCGCGTACACACCGGACACGTTCGCCGTCGTCACCGGCTGCTGCACGAGCGACGCGACCTGCTGCGCGCCGCCGCTCGTCGGCCGGTAGAACGCCTCGAACACCAGCGTCTGCGCGCCGTTGGGCACGAATGCGGCGCCCGTCGACGCGTTGAACGCCGCCGTCTGCACGGTGCACGACACGGCGATCGGCGCGCCGCGCAGGCTCGTCAGGCAGCGCGCGCTCCGGCTGCCGAGGCGCATCTGCACGCTGTCGACGTGCACGGTGCCCGGATCCACCGTGATGCTCGCGGTGAGGTCGCCGCGCACGCTCGACAGGTTCGCCGGCGCGAGCCCGCCGAAGGCGTTCGGCGTCGAGTACCCCTGCACGGTGATGCGCACCGGACCCGTGGACGCGCCCCCGCCGCTGCCCATGCGCCGCACGGCGCGCAGCACCCACGGCACGTCGGAGGCGCCACCGAGGACGCTGCGCACGTACGTCGCGCCGATCATGCCCCACCCCGAGAGCGCGCCCGTGCCCGGGTTCACCCACAGGATGTCGTTGTGCGCGTCGCCGTCGTAGTCCGCGATGCCGACGATCGTCCACGCCGGCGGCACGACGCCGAGGTCCGCCGAGCCGGTGACCGCCGTGCCGTTCATGAACCACACGACGCGCTGCCCCGTCGTCGTATGCTCCCAGAACACGTCCGCGCTGCCGTTGCCGTCCAGGTCACCCGCCGTCGACACGCGCCACGCGGGCGGCACGCTGCCTAACGCCACCGACGACGCGTACGTGGGGCCATTCATGAGCCAGATCACCACCTCGCCCGTCGTCGGGTGGCGCCACAGCAGGTCGGCCCTGCCGTCGCGGTCGAAGTCCGCGACCGCAGCCACCTTCCACGGGGTCGGCGCGTACGCGCTGAGCGCCACCGTGCCGGCGTGTGCGTCCGACGCGTCCATCGTCCACACGACGAGCGCGTTCGTAGGCGTCTGCTGCCAGTAGATGTCGTCGATCCCGTCGTTCGTCAGGTCGCCGACGCCGACGATGCTCCACGCCGTCGGTACGATGCCGTACGCACCGTCGCCCGTGTGCGCGCTGGCGTGCATGCGC
This DNA window, taken from Gemmatirosa kalamazoonensis, encodes the following:
- a CDS encoding FG-GAP repeat domain-containing protein, with amino-acid sequence MTNVVRTLAAAALLAAVACGDTPAAPRATSAVRAMPVGSLGDVSARMVAARGETVYATASGVTGRDLQLVFEHPGSGDHAFWRVGAGGVTSTGSYGVVPTTWSIVGAGDVSGDGIDDIYWQNAPTNSLVAWRLDANDALSASVPLASYAPAPWKVVAVADFDRNGSADLLWRNATSGDLVLWRMNGAALSSSAAVGSVPTAWQVAAIGDLDGDGTPDVFWQNTTTGARVAWRMAAGGIAIASTIDLGVVPTSWSIAAVGDYDDDGHADIFWQQPATGVLVVWRMNGATYLGTIAPGSPPAPWLLKAVRRAGGNGPGTVQVTVQSLVATGPSGTPVPADLSAVRGPLVATVTVNPAGTQVDSVRMEIGGTHTKCAALNVVGAAVQTTCTLQTSEFDATTGVPLALNGPGVLQFRAYYHPLGSFVGQVVTASQQAVTLANVSGVYAKVTNTPSAAQASVNAAGQTTGPQGVLWRAGSVRVTLLPVSYGTPAPTAPFVVTLQDANGAVAQRPAAQDAGAPTYSATFPGATAGAYDGTPGPAAATLDGYTSPNAGAPPTSPTGQLQAGTFVVVTSPAGPAGTTVLDAVGRVASLVANGVTTANVLGAPIYVDDQAPQPAAQFGTAGIPASNFAFTGSAYVGFVNATFAFATQLTPMFAVVPSNAGLGLTPVNGDFGGVDRTSTLFYAGSSTNAGVLTSGTPVTTGVQLAPNGSNTGYNLAVALFDALGNVRVQRVGGAVTLGASGTAATVTLPVSFGTDFLAPTVLQTAGFTTNTATSGAGPSVYQYAGTDETGFGINPILVTLSRTARITSATSPVGGQADVSSSDPATAGPTGTYCAVSVDFSGVPTFANTPGGVCQAIPTIGTVVIPAGLNGQYQIVAQARDQSGNLSAPLARTLVVDTKSPVFGGLAIPQVMMGGAPVPFFAAASDNLELGSASGAIGYGATPYALQYPDLVLGTPFDGAFVASSNPFQITVPSFIRSLAVYLAPALQSSPVVASVFTGFVSDVAGGVTSLSVPLPSANIPGTPATFVSLDPATNLETFALAPVGAAAPTISGGAAPATPTFVDLKVTWTGAKGVYLSPFQRVEIWVRTGTAPNGQSLHRLVGVLPGAVVTDGASDRSYTSTLRVAVGSPYVTAPSGGSRAYDFLAVGVSAAGDAIVSGYVTVTVVP
- a CDS encoding FG-GAP repeat domain-containing protein, producing the protein MTRHDALPRAIAAAALLAALACQDTPSTPHDSSRAAPTMPASPGALVMPAASVGDVSARMVAPLAPRETPSEAPALASAVAPDLQFIFQHPVTGSHAWWRMHASAHTGDGAYGIVPTAWSIVGVGDLTNDGIDDIYWQQTPTNALVVWTMDASDAHAGTVALSAYAPTPWKVAAVADFDRDGRADLLWRHPTTGEVVIWLMNGPTYASSVALGSVPPAWRVSTAGDLDGNGSADVFWEHTTTGQRVVWFMNGTAVTGSADLGVVPPAWTIVGIADYDGDAHNDILWVNPGTGALSGWGMIGATYVRSVLGGASDVPWVLRAVRRMGSGGGASTGPVRITVQGYSTPNAFGGLAPANLSSVRGDLTASITVDPGTVHVDSVQMRLGSRSARCLTSLRGAPIAVSCTVQTAAFNASTGAAFVPNGAQTLVFEAFYRPTSGGAQQVASLVQQPVTTANVSGVYAQVTTAPSVAQAAVNATGQTTGPQGVTWHAGAVTVRLLPVSYGSPAPAPPYTVSLHDAHGVLATRTATQDPFAPTYAATFPGATADAFDATQAPATARLDGYTSPNAGLNATGPTGALQAGTFVVLGAAPSTTGATVLDGDGHVTSLVAGGTTYTNTLGTPLFLDDQAPQPAVNFGVAGPPTTNFASTGTAWVGFVGSAFDFQATLAPRFLNTASVALSGTSTSNYDYGGVGRVATQFFAGAAASVAALTSGTPVKTGADLAPNGSNTAYNLAATFTDALGNARSQRVASGAGGGQLAIGAGGTSVSGGQPVSFGVDVAAPTLAQTSGFAQNTVTSSLAAQSFAFAGADDQGFGVNPILVTVTRTARIASTTNPVGGQPDVPSNHSYAAFWPSTYCAVAVDAHGALVFDYGYYGCQPIAVAGSVRIPAGLQGQYQITAQARDMAGNLSPAIKRTLVIDATAPFVAGLTMPAAIAGGGSATFYTSASDNLELGWVSGAVGYAGTPYALQYPDAILGTAFDAIFGASSTSIPVVVPRFVRSIATMTGTGAQSAPAAASTFTAFVTDVVYNTQSLSIVMPSGIVIGAPVPITTPNPVTNLQTFVVHTTNDASPTISAGATAGVPTTISARVEQTGPYGQFVSPFERIEIWVRTGTAPNGQALHRLVGTVLPGAVTDRAVNGDRLVATELPIAVGSPDIAAPTGGGSRTYDLLAIGVTVAGDAIVAGYTTVTVVP